One genomic segment of Ignavibacteriota bacterium includes these proteins:
- a CDS encoding HDOD domain-containing protein produces the protein MLSTVYNVPSIPQVIMEVSTIIDDPKTSANILGKMISHDQGLVTKILTVANSPLHGIPRRVSTIDFAIVVLGFNQVKNIVLALSMMDSLKITGDSKFDQKQYWLHSILTAAASKKIADDLGYQASGEVFTAGLLHDLGIAIINKFFNKEFKEIINSVKKQNLSYLEAEELHLGITHQEIGRYLVDRWNLPIAIADVINFHHKPSEAENNRELTALVHLADYMTKQLMIGDFSWDNTTTLDTAIIEILRLGDSEYLENFIFSYKELFQDQVDSINL, from the coding sequence ATTCTTTCAACTGTTTACAATGTACCAAGCATTCCGCAAGTAATTATGGAAGTTTCAACAATTATTGATGATCCGAAAACAAGTGCAAATATTCTTGGAAAAATGATAAGTCACGATCAAGGTTTAGTTACAAAAATTTTAACTGTTGCAAATTCTCCTTTGCACGGAATTCCGAGAAGAGTTTCAACAATTGATTTTGCAATTGTTGTTTTGGGATTTAACCAAGTTAAAAATATTGTATTAGCTTTATCAATGATGGATTCTTTAAAAATTACCGGCGATTCAAAATTTGATCAAAAGCAATACTGGCTTCACTCAATTCTTACTGCTGCAGCCTCTAAAAAAATTGCGGATGATTTGGGATATCAAGCAAGCGGTGAAGTTTTTACAGCCGGACTTTTACATGATTTAGGAATTGCAATCATAAATAAATTTTTTAATAAAGAGTTTAAAGAAATTATTAATTCCGTTAAGAAACAAAATCTAAGTTATTTAGAAGCAGAAGAACTTCATTTGGGAATTACACATCAGGAAATAGGAAGATATTTAGTTGATAGATGGAATTTACCAATTGCAATTGCAGATGTTATAAATTTTCATCATAAACCATCCGAAGCAGAAAATAATCGCGAATTAACTGCACTTGTACATCTTGCGGATTATATGACAAAGCAATTAATGATTGGAGATTTTAGCTGGGACAATACCACAACTTTAGATACGGCAATTATAGAAATTTTAAGATTGGGAGATTCGGAATATTTAGAAAATTTTATTTTCAGTTATAAAGAATTATTTCAAGATCAAGTTGACTCAATAAATTTATAA
- a CDS encoding sigma-70 family RNA polymerase sigma factor — protein MDNNTLWAEFKTEPSSVVKKQIMVNYTNLVHYVIHNSKFMNLNVVEEKDYFQFGIEGLSEAIDRFDPDFGTKFETYAIQRIRGKIIDELRKLQIKPRANYQNQDANKVIYKNVSIDQPFDNDDGFTLSEIIPSEYETPDDEYHSNEQKELLVGAIKKLSERDRLIITLYYYEHMNYKEISQALEITVSRVSQLHSKIMKDLKKQIEHQYD, from the coding sequence ATGGATAATAATACACTTTGGGCAGAATTTAAAACAGAACCATCAAGTGTAGTTAAAAAGCAGATAATGGTTAATTATACCAATCTAGTTCACTATGTAATCCATAATTCAAAATTTATGAATCTTAATGTTGTTGAAGAAAAGGATTACTTCCAGTTTGGAATTGAAGGATTAAGTGAAGCTATCGACAGATTTGATCCGGATTTTGGAACCAAATTTGAAACATATGCAATCCAAAGAATAAGAGGAAAAATTATTGATGAATTGCGAAAACTTCAAATTAAGCCGCGCGCAAATTATCAGAATCAAGATGCAAACAAAGTAATTTATAAAAATGTTTCTATTGACCAGCCATTTGATAATGATGACGGATTTACACTTTCGGAAATTATTCCATCTGAATATGAAACTCCGGATGATGAATATCACTCAAATGAACAAAAAGAACTTTTGGTTGGTGCAATTAAAAAGTTATCGGAAAGAGACCGCTTAATTATTACGCTTTACTATTACGAACACATGAATTACAAAGAAATTTCTCAGGCGTTGGAAATTACAGTTTCCCGCGTTTCTCAATTACACAGCAAAATTATGAAAGATTTAAAAAAGCAAATTGAACATCAATATGACTAA